The window TAGTCTATATCAGGCTGCTGCTTCAAGTCCAAAGTGTTGGCCTGAAGACAAGTTTAAATAAACACGTAACTAAATTAATTCACTATTTCCGCTCACATTAATTTCcttgaatttaaaataaataatgtttGCATTTAAGATGTGAATGTATGCTTCAGTGCATAGACACTGAGAGACAGAATAGGAAGAGACATGTTGGGAGAATAGATAGAAGAACCCTGCAGTAAGTGTCCTCTGGGAAAATATTAATGCGTATATTTGTGGGGTATCATATTCCTTTTTGATTCTGAGAAAGTTGTCggtccccttgttttaaatttcttACAGCCTTAGAGGAACTACAGGCGATCGATaacaataatgctattggctttacgtcccactaactactttgacgattttcggagacgccgaggtgccggaatttagtcccgcaggagttcttttacgtgccagtaaatctaccgacaggaggctgacgtatttgagcaccttcaaataccaccggactaaaccaggatcgaacctggcaagctggggtcagaaggccagcgccttaaccgtctgagccactcagcccggcctaaagTCAATCGTCTGTCGAGAAATAAATCCAATTTTCCCTAAAGAATTAATAATGATGGATTATTTCGTTAGTTTACGTTTAGAAAATGAAGGAAAGCAGTTGGAACATTTTATGTGACAAGATTTCAGCGGGCTTCGCTCCGCCTAAAAACCACGATTAGCAATAAGAAAAAGGTTCAACGATAAATGCATATCACCAATAGAATAGACCAtgctacagaataataataataataataataataataataataataataataataataataatacggtgagtagtttctctcatctgttggccagcaggcgcgcccagcttatctgccctCCGTTGTCTCATCACTTCCCgttaggctggtttcacaccaaacacGTCCAGTCACGTCAAACCCCTCCAGTCACGTCTAGTCCGTCAACAGGAAAATCCTCCCTTTGTTTTGGGCTACCACAGCTATATTTCATACAAGAGTCTAGCCCCTGCGATCTAACTATGGCTCCACCACGCCGAATACTTCCGAACAAACCCGAGAGTTATCGAATGCACTTGCCAGGGGGTGAAGGTAAATAACCCGCCTCCCTTTGGAATTCCAGCTGGCGTTTAGTGTGTTCTGTGTTGCCTGGCGCCTTTCTTAACTGGTTTGTAGTGGTAGAAGAAATTATCTTTAACAGGTGATATATGTGTCGTAAGTTATACGGTCGGTTTGTAGCGGTAGAagaaattatcttttttttttttctttctttacgtcgcaccgacacagataggtcttatggcgacgatgggataggaaaggcctaggagttggaaggaagcggccgtggccttaattaaggtacagccccagcatttgcctggtgtgaaaatgggaaaccacggaaaaccatagctgccgatagtgggattcgaacctactatctcccggatgcaagctcacagccgcgcgcctctacgcgcacggccaactcgcccggtgaaattatCTTTAACAGGTGATATACGTGTCTTAAGTTATACGGTTCGTACTATCATTTTTAAAATGCCAAAATCATATATCTGTTCGGAATGTGGAAACAGCTACAATTATAACAAAAATCTTAGGAAACACGTGTCAAAAGTACATCCAGACAAATTAGGTGATATAGCTCCCCTTAAAAACAGCAAGAAAACATATGCTTATAAGTGTGAAAGTTGCGACAAACAGTTCAATAACCAGTACGTTTTTAAACAGCATGAACGGCAATTTCACGGGGCTGTTTATCTTAATGAGAAGAGGTTACAGTGTGCATTGTGCAGTTTTACAACCGCTGTGAAGAAAAGTTTTCATGAACACTTAGAATCAGAACATTGTATTTCCGTTAAGCTGGAACGTAACGAGTTTCGTACATTGCAAGATTTTCTACAGTGGAAggaagaaactgaaaagaaatccTTGGCTAAATATGTTAAAAAGCGTGGTTCGCACCGTGGCGCTGACAATGTTACTAGACATTACTATACGTGCCGTCGTTCGGGACATTACTCTTCTGAAAGTACAGGGATTAGACATATTAAAACTCAAGGAAGCAACAAAATAAATGGAAACTGCCCTTCAGGTATGCAGGTACTTGAGTTTGAGGATGGAACCTGTAGAGTTGATTATATACCAACACACGTAGGGCATGAAAATGATGTAGCTCACCTGAGTCTAACAGAAATGGAAAAAAGAAGCTTGGCTACAGATATCCCCAACAAAATTTCGTTTGATGCCATACTAGACAAGGTCCGCGACTCACTTTCGGACTCTAAACTAGATCGGATTCACCTCTTAACAAGGAAAGACTTGTACAACATTGAACACTGCTTCAACTTATCTTCCTCGTCCGTGAGACACAGTGATGACGGTACTAGCGTTGAAGCTTGAGTAAATGAAGTAAATTCTAGTGACAATCCATGTGTTCTGTATTATAAACCCCAAGACACAGTGAATGAAAAACACCCAGGATTAATGGCAAGTGATTTTGTATTAATTATCATGAACAGTGCCCAGCGAGAAATCTTGAAGTATGGAAGCGACTGTATTTGTGTCGATGGGACTCATGGAATGAATAGTTACGGTTTCGAACTGACCACACTTCTTGTTCTAGACGATATGAGACAGGGGTTCCCGTGTGGTTTTCTCATATCTAATAGAAGTGATCAATATGTCCTTTCTATATTTTTTGAGTATGTAAGAGAAGAGGTTGGAAAATTAACTCCTAAAGTTTTTATGTCTGATATGGCAGAATCTTTCTTCACGGCCTGGATTTCAACAATGGAGCAACCAGAAATGCGACTCTTCTGTTCCTGGCATGTAGACAGGGCTTGGAGGAAGAACATTTCAAAATCGAAAGGAAAAGAGAAGCAGGCTGAGGTATATAAACTTATTAGGACCTTAATGCAGGAAAGAGACATCACAGCATTTGAAATCATGGTTCCAGCTGTAATGAAACAACTTAATGAGGATCCTGACACAATTGAATTTGCCATATATTTTCGggaaaattatctgaaaaatgtaaAGTCATGGGCTTATTGTTACAGAATAAACAGTGGCCTGAACACTAACATGCACATCGAAAGAATGCATAGGacactaaaatatatatatttacatggtaAAAATGTCAAGCGACTAGATAAAGCAATTCATGCTTTGATGACCTTCGTAAGAGATAAGTTGTTTGATCGGTTGGTGGTACTTACAAAAGGAAAAGTAACGAGTAAACTTAAAGATCTTAGAAGCAGACACAAAGCAGGTTTGCAGGTAAATTCAGGTCTGATAATTAAAGAAGCAAATGGCTGGATAATTCCTTCATCTTCCGATGTCAAGGAGACCTATTTCGTGCAGGAAAATATTTGTAACTGCAATTGCAAATTAGTTTGCGAGGAATGTAGTGCCTGCATTCATCAATACACTTGCACCTGTGTTGATTCCAGCATAAAATGGAATATGTGCAAGCATATCCATAGCATTTGCTTGCTTAGAAGGAGCCAGAATGAAGTGTTCAGTTCGCTGCATAATAATGGCGACAGAAACAGTGAGGATGACTTATTCATTCATACAGATGAACACT is drawn from Anabrus simplex isolate iqAnaSimp1 chromosome 1, ASM4041472v1, whole genome shotgun sequence and contains these coding sequences:
- the LOC137499438 gene encoding uncharacterized protein, translated to MNSAQREILKYGSDCICVDGTHGMNSYGFELTTLLVLDDMRQGFPCGFLISNRSDQYVLSIFFEYVREEVGKLTPKVFMSDMAESFFTAWISTMEQPEMRLFCSWHVDRAWRKNISKSKGKEKQAEVYKLIRTLMQERDITAFEIMVPAVMKQLNEDPDTIEFAIYFRENYLKNVKSWAYCYRINSGLNTNMHIERMHRTLKYIYLHGKNVKRLDKAIHALMTFVRDKLFDRLVVLTKGKETYFVQENICNCNCKLVCEECSACIHQYTCTCVDSSIKWNMCKHIHSICLLRRSQNEVFSSLHNNGDRNSEDDLFIHTDEHCATEKDNIIEELAKKGNKQSTLTLETEKEKLTEEFTQLIRGIRSESEITVLKRHMASLKATIAAVRCLETLQANEACLHNEGMPEIPVLCEPGHYPAEKRDCRPASGREAHKIAEFPESIATHKSPFIHDQWEAGKRHPPPHLSTGRCTALQWSVDYCTGQDVFRLEFGGPQYPDRAMNRR